A window of Desulforegulaceae bacterium genomic DNA:
ATAGAAAATCATCTGAAGCAATGATTCTTGAGCTTGTAAAACAAAAGGGAATGATGGAACAAGTGGTTTTTTCATCTTTTAATCATAAAATTCTTTTAAGATTAAGAAATCTTTCCCAAGCTGCAAACCTTGGGATTTTAACCTCTGGAGAGCCAAGGCCTCCCATTGGTTTGACAAGAAATCTCAATGCCTATTCCTGGCATCCTGATCAGAGAAATCTTTCAGCAAAACATATAAAAGACTATAAGAAACACACAAACAAAAAAGTAATTCCATATACAGTAAACAAGTCAAAAAGAGCTTCACGACTTATCAAAGCCGGAGTAAGTGGATTTTTTACGGATTATCCTCAAAAATTTATTTAAAATTTATTCTATTTCTAAGCTTTATAGCGGATGAGTTTTTTAACTTACTTCCTGATTTTTAAGATTAAATCAGGTTAAATTTGTTTTTTGTATATTTCTATCTATAATTAGTAAGATATTATTTGTATTCCTGGAACTTATAAATTGTCCAGCTGACAAAAACGAATAAAACAACAAGGTGTTGATCTAAATGACTTTCAATTTAGCAGTGGTAGAAAACAACATCATAGGCTTGATAATATGCCTGATAATTTATTTCAATATCAGCCCTGATAAAAAAAAGGTAAAAGCTGATGAAAAGCTGTTTTTACTCCTTATATTTTCAATCTCATTAATTTTGGTTTTTGAAATATTAAGGACTTTTGTTCAAGGCACGCCTGAATTAATGCCTAGAAAAATACATATAAGTTTGGTATTAATTTACTTTATTCTTACACCTGTGCCGCCTTTAGTCTGGTTTCTATATACTTATTTATATATTCATAAAAGTGTAAGACGACTTAGGAAAATAATTCCTTTTGCTGTTATTCCAGCAGTTGTAACTATTGGTTTATCTTTTCTCAGTGTTTATAATAAAGCTGTGTTTTTTGTAGATGAAAACAATTTATACAATCGTGGGAATTTATATTGGATAAATGCTGTATTATATTATTCTTATGTTGTTGCTACTTATGTCCTTATAATAGGGAACAGAAAAAATCTGGATAAAAAAAACTTTTATACACTTCTTATGTTTGGAATTCTGGCTGCAGTGGGTGGGGGATTACAAATAGTTAATGTTAATGCATCGTGTCTTTGGCTTAGTGCATCTTTATCTTCCCTGATAGTATATCTGAACATACAAAATGTTGAAATTTATGAAGACTATTTAACAGGGCTTTATAATAGGCGGCATTTAGATATGTATTTAAAAAAGTGTATAAGAGAAGAAGAACAAAACTTATCAATACTATTAATAATGCTGGATATTGATTTTTTTAAACAAATAAATGACACCTACGGGCATTTGGAAGGAGATGAAGCTTTAAAACAAACTGCAAATTTGTTAACAGAAAGTTTTAGAGCAGATGATTTTATTTCAAGATATGCCGGAGATGAATTTGTAGTTATTGCAAAATTAAAAGACAAAAGTCGTAAGAAAGAAATAGTACAAAGACTTAAGAAAAAATTTGAAGATTTTAATAACTCAAATATTCTTCCCTACAATATAAGTATTAGTTTGGGTTATGATATTTATGAGGCTGAGTCAAAAATGGACGCTGATGGTTTTATCAGGCATGTTGATAAGCTTATGTATAAAGATAAGCTTGCTCATAGAAGTAGCCAGGGCATATTTAAAAATCAGGAATAGAAATAAGTTTGGCATTACAAATAGGATTATTATTTTTTCAAATTTGACTTGATTAACAATTAATGAATAATATTGGTAAATAAAAAATAAAAAACACCGGTATTATTAAATGAACAAATCAGAACGGATATTTAGGTTTCACAGGCTTGTTAAATCAGGCAGACGACCTTCCTTAAAAAAAATTGCTTATGAACTTGAATGTTCTGAGTCTACAGTTAACAGAATCAAGCAAACCCTTATTTATTATTTTTCAGCACCTTTAAAATATGATCCATCGGCAAATGGATATTATTATGATGAGTCTGTTGAAAAATTTGATCTTCCCGGATTTTGGCTGAGTCCTGATGAAATTTATGCATTGTTTGTTTGTGTTCAGGTTATTGAAAAGAATCAGGAAGTTGGAATTTCATCAATTATAAATCCTTTGAGTTCAAAGATTGAAGAAATAATCAAGGGGCTTGGCCATTCACCCCAGGATTTGAAATCCTTGATCAAAGTCATGCCTTTGTATTCAAGAGTTTTAAGGAAAAAAGATTTTTCAAAAGTTTGTTCATCACTTGTCAACCGTGAAATAATAGAAGTTCAATACTACAAAAGAACTTGCGGCAGCAAAAGCCTTAGAAAACTCCACCCCCAGCGAATATTACATTATAAAGACAATTGGTATCTTTGTGCTTATTGTGAAAAACACAAAGAATTCAGGGTTTTTTCTGTTGAAAATATAAAAATTATAAATATTGAACCAGGTGCAAAAATTTTTTCCAAAGAAAAAATAGATTTATTTATGGAAGACGGGTTTGGGGTTTTTTCAGGAAAAGCAGAGCATACTGCAAAATTAAGGTTTTTTGAGCCGAATTTAAACTGGGTCAAAGACGAAATCTGGCATAAAAATCAAAACCAATATTATGATGGAAAAGATCTTATTTTAGAAATTCCTTTTAGCAATCCAACCGAGCTTGTGATGGAGGTTTTACGCCATGGCGAAGGCGTTGTTGTTGAGTCTCCAAAGTTTTTAAAAGACCTTGTAGTTGAAAAACTTAAAAAAAATTTAAAAAAATATTTGGGGTCTGTCAGTCTGTGACAGAGCTTGTGTGGTATGGTTGGTTAAAAACAAAACCCAGGAGGCTTAAAATTCAGCTTATTATTAATTCACCAGGGACGATTATTAAGCAGAAAGATGAGTGCTTTAGAATACAGAATGAAACAGACAGAATGGACATTGCCGCACCAAGGGTTGAGTCCATAATTTTGTCAAATAAAGTTATGATAACAACTCAGTCCATTGTCCTGGCTTTAGAAAATAATATTGATGTGATTTTTCTTGATAATTACGGTGATCCGCTTGGCAGAGTCTGGTTTTCTAAAATGGGTTCAACTGCTTTAATTAGAAGAAAACAGCTTGAAGCTACTGAAAATGAAAAAGGGATTAATATTGTTTTAGAGCTTATTCAGAAAAAATTAGAAAATCAAATTGAGTTTTTGAAAAAGCTTAAATATTCAAGGCCGGGTAAAGAAAGTGTTTTTAATACTCCTATAAGAACAATAAGTAACTCTTTGGATTTTTTGGTTTCAATAAAGAGCAATATTAGCGAAGCAAGGAGCCAGATTTTAGGAATAGAAGGCACAGCTGGTAGAGCTTATTTTCAAACTGTTTCAAAAATAATGCCTGAAAAGTATAGGTTTAGCGGAAGATCCAGAAGGCCTGCAAAAGACCCTTTTAATGCAGTTTTAAATTATTGTTATGGAGTCTTATATTCTATGGTTGAGAAAGCATGTATAATCGCTGGTCTTGACCCGTTTGTGGGTTTTATGCACACTGATAATTATAATAAGAAGTCACTTGTTTTTGATTTTATAGAACCTTTTAGAATCTATGCTGAAACTGTATCTGTTTATCTTTTTACAGGGAAAAAAGTAAAAGAGAGTTATTTTGATGTCTCCTCAAAAAGTACAAGCCTTAATCAACAAGGAAAGCCTTTTGTCATAGATAGTCTTCTCAAGCATCTGGATGAAAAAATTCGTTATAAAAAAAGAAATGTAAAAAGAAAATATATTATAAACCATGAGGCACACAGACTTGCAAACTTTCTTTTAAATGACGAAAAAGAAATAACTAAATGGCTTAATATAAAAGAATTTTAAGGATAAATATTATGCTCAGAACTCTTGTGTGGATAATATATGATATTACAGATGATAAAATAAGAGGAAAGATTGCAAAGGAATGTAAAAAATCCGGTCTTACTCGGGTTCAAAAAAGTGTTTTTCTTGGCAGGATTGACTGGAACAGATTTGACGAGCTTGCTGAAAGATTTGATGAATTAATCATTAAAAAAACAGACAGTGTTTATATTTTTCCATTTTGTCAGGAAGATTTTAAGAAAATCAGAGTGCTTGGCCAGGGTTTTGATAAAAAATATGTAAATGATGAAATTCTTGCAAAGTTTTTTTGAATTATAAGGAAGATTAATATGAAAAAGGCAACTCTTACATTAAATGATATTAATTTAAAACCAAATGAGATTCATAAATTCAGAGGTTATGTGGGCAGGCTTTTTGAAAAATATGATCTGGTTCATAATCACAATACTCATGATGGTAAAAATATTTACAGATATCCGTTAATACAATTTAAAATAATTAATAACAAGCCAGCCATTATAGCTTTAAGCGAAAAAGCGGTTGAAGTATTTACAGATATTTTTATGAATCTTGAAGAAATAAAAATTGAAGATACTATAATCCCTGTATTTGAAAAAGACTTAAAAGTTGAAGAAACTGGTTTTGGTTATTCTCAGGAACATTTTTTATATAAGTTTAAAACCCCGTGGATTGCATTGAATCAGAAAAATTATAAGAAATACAGAGGTTCTCGTATGTCTGAAAAAAAAGAATTATTAAAACAAATTCTTACAGGAAATGTTTTATCTATGTGCAAATATCTTGGAATTATTTTGAATGAAAACGAGAGAATTAATTCATTGGTAGATGTTGAGCCGATTGATACAAATTTGAAAGGTAACAAGGTGTTGGGTTTTAAAGGGGTTTTTAAGATAAATTTTGAAATTCCTGATTTTGTGGGAATTGGTAAATCTGTTTCAAGAGGTTTTGGAATGGTGGAAAAAATTTTGTAAATTCAAATTAAAAAGGAATTTTCATGATACATAAAATGTATAAGCTCCATGA
This region includes:
- a CDS encoding diguanylate cyclase codes for the protein MTFNLAVVENNIIGLIICLIIYFNISPDKKKVKADEKLFLLLIFSISLILVFEILRTFVQGTPELMPRKIHISLVLIYFILTPVPPLVWFLYTYLYIHKSVRRLRKIIPFAVIPAVVTIGLSFLSVYNKAVFFVDENNLYNRGNLYWINAVLYYSYVVATYVLIIGNRKNLDKKNFYTLLMFGILAAVGGGLQIVNVNASCLWLSASLSSLIVYLNIQNVEIYEDYLTGLYNRRHLDMYLKKCIREEEQNLSILLIMLDIDFFKQINDTYGHLEGDEALKQTANLLTESFRADDFISRYAGDEFVVIAKLKDKSRKKEIVQRLKKKFEDFNNSNILPYNISISLGYDIYEAESKMDADGFIRHVDKLMYKDKLAHRSSQGIFKNQE
- a CDS encoding WYL domain-containing protein; translated protein: MNKSERIFRFHRLVKSGRRPSLKKIAYELECSESTVNRIKQTLIYYFSAPLKYDPSANGYYYDESVEKFDLPGFWLSPDEIYALFVCVQVIEKNQEVGISSIINPLSSKIEEIIKGLGHSPQDLKSLIKVMPLYSRVLRKKDFSKVCSSLVNREIIEVQYYKRTCGSKSLRKLHPQRILHYKDNWYLCAYCEKHKEFRVFSVENIKIINIEPGAKIFSKEKIDLFMEDGFGVFSGKAEHTAKLRFFEPNLNWVKDEIWHKNQNQYYDGKDLILEIPFSNPTELVMEVLRHGEGVVVESPKFLKDLVVEKLKKNLKKYLGSVSL
- the cas1 gene encoding CRISPR-associated endonuclease Cas1, translated to MWYGWLKTKPRRLKIQLIINSPGTIIKQKDECFRIQNETDRMDIAAPRVESIILSNKVMITTQSIVLALENNIDVIFLDNYGDPLGRVWFSKMGSTALIRRKQLEATENEKGINIVLELIQKKLENQIEFLKKLKYSRPGKESVFNTPIRTISNSLDFLVSIKSNISEARSQILGIEGTAGRAYFQTVSKIMPEKYRFSGRSRRPAKDPFNAVLNYCYGVLYSMVEKACIIAGLDPFVGFMHTDNYNKKSLVFDFIEPFRIYAETVSVYLFTGKKVKESYFDVSSKSTSLNQQGKPFVIDSLLKHLDEKIRYKKRNVKRKYIINHEAHRLANFLLNDEKEITKWLNIKEF
- the cas2 gene encoding CRISPR-associated endonuclease Cas2 — its product is MLRTLVWIIYDITDDKIRGKIAKECKKSGLTRVQKSVFLGRIDWNRFDELAERFDELIIKKTDSVYIFPFCQEDFKKIRVLGQGFDKKYVNDEILAKFF
- a CDS encoding CRISPR-associated endonuclease Cas6 — encoded protein: MKKATLTLNDINLKPNEIHKFRGYVGRLFEKYDLVHNHNTHDGKNIYRYPLIQFKIINNKPAIIALSEKAVEVFTDIFMNLEEIKIEDTIIPVFEKDLKVEETGFGYSQEHFLYKFKTPWIALNQKNYKKYRGSRMSEKKELLKQILTGNVLSMCKYLGIILNENERINSLVDVEPIDTNLKGNKVLGFKGVFKINFEIPDFVGIGKSVSRGFGMVEKIL